Within Euryarchaeota archaeon, the genomic segment TCGCAACTCAATCTCTCTGAGTCGAAACTGCTCGATGCGGCGTTGGCGCCGGTCTTGTGGAAGTCGGGCGATCCCGAATCGAGGCGCCTCGTCGTGAGGTATTGCGCGGACGATGTGCTCAAGACGTTGAAACTCTGGGAAAAAGGACGCAAACAAGGCACGTTGAAGATCGGCGGCGGGCCGCAGAACGCGGCGGTCGTCGACGTGGCCGTCGCGTGGTGAAGGCACGAAGAAGGCTACCCCTCGGGAGAAGTGTCCTACAGTCTTTCGGAGTCCCAGGTAGCCGACGGCCGAGGTTGCGGCCAAAAAGGGGCCAGCCGGATTGCCCACCCTATTTATCCTCCGTCCCACAATACCCACTGAAGATGCGCCAAGTCGCGATAGTCGGAGGAGGCCACACGAAGTTCGGTGTGCGCAAGGCCACTTGGAAGGAGCTCGTCCAAGAGGCTGGAAAGGCCACGTTCGCCTCAGTGCGTAACCTCACGCCCCGCATGGTGGACAGCCTCTTCGTGGGCGCCGCCGAGCCCGAGCGTTTCGCGTTCCAATCGCACGTCGCTCCGCTCGCCGCCGAGCAACTCGGCATAACCCCGACGCGCGTGCTCCAACGCCACGAACTCGCCTGCGCATCCGGCCAGTCCGCGATCAGGGCAGCGTGGATGTCCATCGCCATGGGTCTATCCGACGTCGCGATGGTCGTCGGTGTGGAGAAGATGAACATCCCGAACCTCCCCGAACTCCAATCGTCGATGGCGTGCGTCCTCGACCGCGAATGGGACGGGGTCCACGGCGCGTCGGCGCCGCCGTTCTTCGCCCTATGCGCGCAGCGGCACATGCACGAGTACGGGACGACGCGAGAGCACCTCACGGAAGTGAGGCTCAAGGCAGGAAGGTTCGCTGCGACCAACCCGAACGCGCATTTTGCGAAGACCTTCACGAAAGAGCAGGTCGAGAAAAGCGTCGAGATCTCGCCGCCGCTACGGCTGCTCGACTGCTCGGGGATAACCGACGGGGCGGCCGGACTCATCCTCACGAGCGCGGAGCGGGCGCGCGAGTTCACGGACACGCCGATGTACATCCACGGGACGGGTCAGGCCAGCCAAGGCCACAACCTCTCCAACATGGAAAGCCTCACGACGTGGACGCCTCTCAAATGGGCGGCGAAGGAAGCGTACCGAAGCGCCGGGATACGTTCGCGCGACATCGACTTCGCCGAGGTGCATGACTGTTTCACGATCAGCGAGATAATCGTCACCGAAGACCT encodes:
- a CDS encoding 3-ketoacyl-CoA thiolase, whose translation is MRQVAIVGGGHTKFGVRKATWKELVQEAGKATFASVRNLTPRMVDSLFVGAAEPERFAFQSHVAPLAAEQLGITPTRVLQRHELACASGQSAIRAAWMSIAMGLSDVAMVVGVEKMNIPNLPELQSSMACVLDREWDGVHGASAPPFFALCAQRHMHEYGTTREHLTEVRLKAGRFAATNPNAHFAKTFTKEQVEKSVEISPPLRLLDCSGITDGAAGLILTSAERAREFTDTPMYIHGTGQASQGHNLSNMESLTTWTPLKWAAKEAYRSAGIRSRDIDFAEVHDCFTISEIIVTEDLGFCEKGKGGAHIASGQTDIGGRPVVNTRGGLLGMGHPLGATGVSQAVEILWQFQKKVPPKRQVEGDLALAHNLSGSANAHSILIYGRRPK